The genomic window TTGTTGGCAATGAAAACATATTGTATCGGAATATTCCGGTTTATTCAGAAAAGTGATTTTTGCTGTTCCCAGATCATGTTCTGATTTTTTCAACCATTCAGTTATTAAATCCTTTTTATCCATAAAGCACCTTACCATTTTTCATTATTTGGGTGATAAATGCTTCTTCCACATTTTTCCATCGATCAATCTCATCCTTTGTATAAACGATAATATCCAGAGGAACTCCAATTCCTCTCAAATATTTTCTGATCTCTTTTCCTCTTTTATATCTTGGAACATCAGAATCTTTGACGATCAGTAAGTCCAAATCGCTGTGTTCATCCGGATTTCCGTTTG from Candidatus Cloacimonadota bacterium includes these protein-coding regions:
- a CDS encoding HEPN domain-containing protein, with the translated sequence MVRCFMDKKDLITEWLKKSEHDLGTAKITFLNKPEYSDTICFHCQQSVEKALKAVWIKLGIKIVKTHDLLFLLDKISEIKDIESEIYKYCEY
- a CDS encoding nucleotidyltransferase domain-containing protein; its protein translation is MISKYKINQIIKIIKDNIKPEKIILFGSYANGNPDEHSDLDLLIVKDSDVPRYKRGKEIRKYLRGIGVPLDIIVYTKDEIDRWKNVEEAFITQIMKNGKVLYG